A stretch of Christensenellaceae bacterium DNA encodes these proteins:
- a CDS encoding DNA-binding response regulator, which translates to MAKNILIVDDEPTLVKGLRFNLEQQEGYSIDVAYDGEEALEVFDPAKHDLILLDLMLPKMDGMEVCQKIRSTSDVPIIMLTAKGEDMDKIMGLEFGADDYMTKPFNMLELKARIKTIFRRAGAQKPAGDTQTIQVKDMKVNLINRSVEIKGKDINLTAKEFDLLNLFITNKGKVFDRNTLLEMVWKHQGDLRTVDVHIRRLREKIEQNPAKPEYILTKWGVGYYFTNK; encoded by the coding sequence ATGGCAAAAAACATATTAATTGTAGATGATGAACCTACTTTGGTCAAGGGACTCCGTTTTAATTTAGAGCAGCAGGAAGGCTATTCCATCGACGTTGCGTATGACGGCGAGGAAGCTCTTGAAGTTTTCGATCCGGCAAAGCACGATCTCATTTTGCTTGATTTAATGCTTCCGAAAATGGATGGTATGGAGGTCTGCCAGAAAATACGCAGCACATCCGATGTACCGATCATTATGCTGACGGCGAAAGGCGAGGATATGGATAAAATCATGGGGCTTGAATTCGGCGCCGACGATTATATGACAAAGCCTTTTAATATGCTGGAGCTTAAAGCCAGGATCAAAACGATATTCAGGCGGGCGGGCGCGCAGAAGCCGGCGGGGGATACGCAGACGATCCAGGTCAAGGACATGAAAGTGAATCTTATAAACCGCAGCGTTGAAATCAAAGGCAAGGATATTAACCTGACCGCAAAGGAGTTTGATCTTCTGAACCTGTTTATTACGAACAAAGGAAAAGTATTCGACAGGAATACGCTGCTTGAAATGGTATGGAAACACCAGGGAGATTTGCGTACGGTGGACGTGCATATCCGGCGGTTGCGCGAAAAAATCGAACAAAACCCTGCGAAACCCGAATATATCTTAACAAAATGGGGAGTTGGATATTATTTTACGAATAAGTAA